In Meiothermus sp. CFH 77666, the sequence CAGCCCGACAATAGCCAGGGCGCAGCCGGCCCTGCGGGCCCGGTGGCCGAGCTGATGGCCATCCAGGTGCCCGGCGACTTCTTCGAGTTCCTGCGCTTCGTGGTCACTACCCTGGCCGGGGGTCTGGCCGAGCGTCCGCGCATTATCAACATGAGTGGCGCCGGAGCCGTTCCGGCGGTTCCCGGCGCCCTGCTCGACGCGACCGTTACCCCCTTACTGCTGGCCATCGAAACCAGCCCCTTCCGCCCGATTTTCTTCGCCGCTGCCGGCAACAGTGGGCGCAATGTGGACGAACAGGACTGCTTTTTGGGCATCTGCTGGGAAGAGGATCTCTGGGTTCCCTGCGAGCTGCTGGGGATGATCTGCGTGGGCGGCATGGATTGGGACAGCACCGCCAGGGCTGCTGGCTCCAACTTTGGCAGCGACCGGGGCTTCTTCTCGGTGGATATCTACGGCCCCTATACCGTCTGGGCCGGCCCCGACTCCGACCGGCGCGAGGTTCGCCGGGTCAACGGCACCAGCTTTGCCAGCCCCTTTGTGGCCGGTGTGGCCGCGCTGATCTGGGCCGCCAACCCTGGCCTGCTACCCTTCCAGGTCGAGCAAATCCTCTACGAATCGGCCCACAACGGTGGCGTACACGGCTCGGGTGGCCACCAGCGGCGGGTCAATGCCTTTGGCGCGGTGAGCCGGGCCCTGGGCAACGTGCCCCCCTTTGTGCGCATTGATAGCCCCACCGAAGGTCTGGTACGTTCCTGGCGGCAGCCGGTTTTCCTGAACGCCACCACCTATGACGCGGACACCCCCGGAACCCCCAGCCTGGCCTGGAGCAGCAGCCTCGAGGGCAGCCTGGGAAGCGGCAACGCAATCAGTGTCTCTAACCTGCGCCCGGGCAGCCACCGCATCACCGCTACCGCTACCTCCGGCGGCCAGAGCGCCAGCGCCAGCGTGAACATCACCGTGCGCAACGACCCCCCCACCGTGCGAATCCTGGAGCCCGTCCTCGGCAGCACCCTGTGCACCAACACCCCCATCGACTTCCGTGCCAGCGTCAGCGACCCCAACAATTTCGGTGCGAACCCCTTCCCCAGCAGCAACGTGGTCTGGCGTGTGGGCAGCACCAGCTTCGGCACCGGCCTGACCGCCAGCCGCACCTTCAGCGCACCGGGCAGCTACACCATCAGCGTGCAGGCCACCGACGATGCCCCGGCCCCCCACACCCTCTCCAGCACCGATTCCCGCACCCTCACCGTCGTGAACTGCACCAACAACCCCCCCACGGCCAGCATTACCAACCCCTCCAGCGACCTGAACGTTAACTTCAACGGCTCCGATGAAAACGGGCAATACTACCAGATCACCCTGCAGGCCAGCGCCTCCGACCCCGATGGAGACCCCCTGACCTTACAGTGGTTCACCAATCTCGGCGACGTGCAACCCGGCCCCCCGGCCAGCGGCGACCAACTGCTGGGCACCGGCAGCTCGGTGACGGTGAGGTTGTATACCAACTGCTCGGTGGTCTCGGCCAACCACATCATCACCCTGCGGGTATCTGACGGAGTTAACACCATCTTCCGAACCCGCCAGATTCGGGTAAATACGTTGTGCTAAGAGCGATCTTCACACACCTTGCGCGATCCGACTGCAAGAATGCCTTGTCCTGAACAAAACAGTGGCCGCCTGGATGGGCGGCCACGTCTTTGAAGCGCGCAAAAAGCCACGTCTTTCAAGCGATTTCGGTACCAAGGGCCTGTAGAAGCCCTCGTTCTTCACGGTGACAGCAAGCTTCGCTCTGTGTATGGGATGAAGTTACCCGTTGGCGGCCGGGCTCTCACGCCAACTTTCGATGCATACCCAACTTTCAACAACGCTCAGGGCGGGAGTGGGTGGTAGGAGGCAGGTTGTGAGTTTACCTGGCCTATCCCCTACCCCCGGTTCGTTACCTCACCTTTCCTATGGTATGCAAAGTGCTGGTGCGTTTAGCTAACCTCGAGCTCAAGAAGCCACCTTGACCACCCCAGCGTCTATCAGATGCTGGATTTGCTCCGGCGTGTAACCCAGCACGCCCGCTAGCACCGCCCGAGTATGTTCGCCCAGCAGCGGCGGATGGCCCTGGGCGCGGGCAGGGGTGCGGGACAGGTGCGAAAGCGGCGAACCGATTAGGGGAATGGCGCCCAGGGTCGGGTGGGCAACCTCCTGGCGCATTCCCCGGGCCTGGGCCTGGGGCTCGGCGAAAGCCTCGGCCAGGTTGTTGACCGGCGTGACCGGAACCCCGGCCTGGGTGAAGCGCTCGAGCCACTCCCGGCGGGGACGGGTGCGCAGGATGGCCTCGAGCCTGGGCAGCAGTTCGGCGCGGTGGGTTACCCGGCCTGCGTTGGTCTGGAAGCGTTCATCGTCCCATAGCTCGGGGTGCTCTGTAGCCTCGCACACCCGGCGGTACTGTTCGTCGTTGCCCACGGTCAGCATGAACCAGCCATCCGAGGCGGCAAACGCGCCGTAGGGGACAATCTGAGGATGGGCGTTCCCCAACCGCTCGGGTAGCTGCTGGGTCACCAGGTAACTCTGGGCCAGGTTAACCATGGCGGCCAGCCCCACATCAAAGAGCGCCAGATCCAGGTGCTGCCCCAGCCCGCTGCGCGAGCGCTCCTGTAGCGCGGCCAGGACGGCCACGGCCCCGTTCATGCCGGTCATCAGGTCTATCCAGGCCACCGGAACCCGCATGGGCGGCCCCTCCGGCTCACCCGTAACCGACATAATGCCGCAAAGCCCCTGCACCGCCACATCGTAGCCGGGTTCCTGGGCGCGGGGGCCAGTCTGGCCGTAACCGGTGATGGAAAGATAGATGAGCCCTGGGTTCAACCGGGCAAGGCTGGCATAGTCCAGGCCATAGCGGGCCAGGTCGCCGGTCTTGTAGTTCTCCACCAGCACATCGGCCTGCCTGGCCAGCTCCTGGACAATCTGCTGGCCCCTGGGGTCTTTGAGGTTCACCACCACGCTCTTCTTGCCCCGGTTGCAGGAGAGGTAGTAAGCGCTCTCCCCCTCGGATGCGAGAGTCCAGCGGGGACTTTGACCCTTCTGGGAGTACGGTTCTGTCCTGGGGCTTGCCCCCTCATCCCCCCGGCCCCCTTCGCCCTCGAGGGCAGAAGAGGGTGGCTGAAGACCGGACAGGAAGGGGGGGCCCCAGGTTCGGGTGTCGTCTCCCTTGGGAGGCTCGATTTTCCAGACCTCCGCGCCCAGGTCGGCCAGCATCTGCGTGCAGTAGGGGCCGGCCAGAATGCGGGAAAGGTCGAGCACTTTGAGACCATCCAGTGCGCCCATGGTCCAAATACTAAGGCTTTTACGGGTACAATCGGGCCCATGAAGGTTCTGATTACAGGCGGAGCAGGGTATATCGGCAGCACCATCGCCAACGCACTTCAGGACACCGGCCACGTGCCGGTACTGCTGGACTCTCTGGTCACAGGGCCCAGGGCTTTTACCCAGGGCAAGATTTTCTACGAGGGCGACATCGCCGACCGGCCGCTACTCGAGCGCATCTTCCAGAACCACCCCGACATCCACAGCACCATTCACTGCGCTGCCCGTATTGTGGTGCCGGAGTCGGTGCAGGAGCCTTACCTCTACTACCGCGAGAACGTCTGCAAAAGCCTGGAACTGTTCAAGAACCTGGGGGAACTCGGCTACCCCAGGGTGGTGTTCAGCTCCTCGGCCTCCATCTACGACGTGGTGCCGGGGTTCAAAGTAACCGAAACCTCACCGCTCAAGCCCAGTTCGCCTTACGCCCGCACCAAGTACATGATGGAGATGGTGCTGGAAGACCTGTCCAGGGCCACCCCACTGCGCGGCATTGCCCTGCGCTATTTCAACCCCATCGGGGCCGACCCCAAGCTGCGCTCGGGCATCCACGTACGCGAACCCAGCCATGTGCTGGGCAAGATGGTAGACGTAGCCCTGGGCAAGCTACCCGAGTTCACCCTCACCGGCGTAGACTGGCCCACCCGCGACGGCTCGGGCATCCGCGACTACATCCATGTGTGGGATCTGGCCATGGCTCACGTAAAGGCGGTGGAGCAGTTCGATGCGGTCATGGAAAAAACCCAGAGCCCCTACGTGGTAATTAACCTGGGCACCGGCAACGGGGTCACGGTAAAAGAACTTGTAGCCGCTTTCGAGCGCGTGTACGGAAAGCAAATCCCCAAACGCGAAGCCCCGCCCCGCCCAGGCGATGTGGCCGGGGCCTACGCCAACGCCGACCGGGCCCTGGAACTGCTGGGCTGGAAAGCCGAGCACTCGATTGACGAGGGCATCGCCAGCGCCCTGGCCTGGGGCCAGAAACGCAAGGAAATCCTGGGGTATGTCTAGCGCAACCCGCAGATGGCCAAACCTCCCGGCCTGCACCTGACCCGCGACCTGCGACTTGAGACCCTTTTTGACGTTGTGCTTACAATCAACCTGTGCAGGCCCTCCCCCATCCCCACATCCCGCTGCAAGCCTCCGAGGGCTCGGTGCTGCGGGCCAGGGCCATGCAGGAATACCTGCTAGCCTTGCGCGGGGCGCTAGCACGCTATGCCGAGGTGCCGCCGGTACATCTGATGGTGCTGAACGAGGCCGACTGGAAGGCACGGGTCAAGCACCCCTATG encodes:
- a CDS encoding S8/S53 family peptidase, translating into MKPTRVRFLMQTILLAVSLLLMAAQCGGAPSSNQLPPSTFRIVPTLTPSVASIPDPDGGAPRPVGALRGKSGIQSEFVLNELMISSDDTAKVEALAARYGGRILRSISLEGAPKLHLVQINASPAIEAQLAQDLQALVPGARGDLEFSSQEGLNLLAAAAREGVSQNLKVSLNFVLSPQGFAEATTLEAGFSSVAAAERDLYNPNAFTWPYMNRGSAQDIGVGEAWRLLQAAGRLSNRVKIAIIDGGFERDHPDYPTQRNIYGGAGWGARNPYSCGSAPCPWHGTLVAQAAMGQPDNSQGAAGPAGPVAELMAIQVPGDFFEFLRFVVTTLAGGLAERPRIINMSGAGAVPAVPGALLDATVTPLLLAIETSPFRPIFFAAAGNSGRNVDEQDCFLGICWEEDLWVPCELLGMICVGGMDWDSTARAAGSNFGSDRGFFSVDIYGPYTVWAGPDSDRREVRRVNGTSFASPFVAGVAALIWAANPGLLPFQVEQILYESAHNGGVHGSGGHQRRVNAFGAVSRALGNVPPFVRIDSPTEGLVRSWRQPVFLNATTYDADTPGTPSLAWSSSLEGSLGSGNAISVSNLRPGSHRITATATSGGQSASASVNITVRNDPPTVRILEPVLGSTLCTNTPIDFRASVSDPNNFGANPFPSSNVVWRVGSTSFGTGLTASRTFSAPGSYTISVQATDDAPAPHTLSSTDSRTLTVVNCTNNPPTASITNPSSDLNVNFNGSDENGQYYQITLQASASDPDGDPLTLQWFTNLGDVQPGPPASGDQLLGTGSSVTVRLYTNCSVVSANHIITLRVSDGVNTIFRTRQIRVNTLC
- the galE gene encoding UDP-glucose 4-epimerase GalE codes for the protein MKVLITGGAGYIGSTIANALQDTGHVPVLLDSLVTGPRAFTQGKIFYEGDIADRPLLERIFQNHPDIHSTIHCAARIVVPESVQEPYLYYRENVCKSLELFKNLGELGYPRVVFSSSASIYDVVPGFKVTETSPLKPSSPYARTKYMMEMVLEDLSRATPLRGIALRYFNPIGADPKLRSGIHVREPSHVLGKMVDVALGKLPEFTLTGVDWPTRDGSGIRDYIHVWDLAMAHVKAVEQFDAVMEKTQSPYVVINLGTGNGVTVKELVAAFERVYGKQIPKREAPPRPGDVAGAYANADRALELLGWKAEHSIDEGIASALAWGQKRKEILGYV
- a CDS encoding CoA transferase, with translation MGALDGLKVLDLSRILAGPYCTQMLADLGAEVWKIEPPKGDDTRTWGPPFLSGLQPPSSALEGEGGRGDEGASPRTEPYSQKGQSPRWTLASEGESAYYLSCNRGKKSVVVNLKDPRGQQIVQELARQADVLVENYKTGDLARYGLDYASLARLNPGLIYLSITGYGQTGPRAQEPGYDVAVQGLCGIMSVTGEPEGPPMRVPVAWIDLMTGMNGAVAVLAALQERSRSGLGQHLDLALFDVGLAAMVNLAQSYLVTQQLPERLGNAHPQIVPYGAFAASDGWFMLTVGNDEQYRRVCEATEHPELWDDERFQTNAGRVTHRAELLPRLEAILRTRPRREWLERFTQAGVPVTPVNNLAEAFAEPQAQARGMRQEVAHPTLGAIPLIGSPLSHLSRTPARAQGHPPLLGEHTRAVLAGVLGYTPEQIQHLIDAGVVKVAS